CCCTGCAGTTTTTGTTCAACTGTGAAATGTACTAGGTATAACTTCTATGATTTATGTCACTGCGAGTGTGGGCTTATTCCTTTGCATGACAAAGTCACAACCTGACTGTTATCACACACTACAATCCAACTCTGTGACATCATTTTGTGAGGATGAAAAGTCACACACATGCAGTCATCATAAATATCCCTATTATGTTGGGAAGTTGGATTGGTCTTCTATGAAtttcaataaatatgtataaagcAATATGCACATTATCTCTATATACAAAGACACATCGGATATAACTTATATCACTAAATGTTCAAAAGACACACTTCAATATTGCACACAGTCCCAGGATGAATTTGTCCAGTATAAATTTGAATACACTATTGAACAGTTATGGCAGCACACACTTCTACACCATCCTCTCCTGTGTAGCCACATCTAGTAACTCTGCACTCAGGTATGCCAAACAAAGATGTTACAATGCTAGTCATAAATGGGAGGCGGTTAAGGTCCACTGACAGACCTGGCTGGAGAACTTTTGTCATGTCTGGTCCTGGAAATAAACACATATGCATGTCATATTTTGAACACATGTCAAATTGAACAATGAGTAGGAGagacaaattattaaaaataaattattttttgccAACATATTCTGTTGATAATAAAGGACGCCTTTCATACAATCTTTCACTTTTTTGAAGTTCAGTTTAAGGGATTTAATTATTAACAAATATACAGTACTCCAAGATTGGTATGTAAACATGCAATTTCAGAAGTACATAAAGACCTTCAAATGATAGTTTTCTATGTCCACACAtaatattttctcaaaaaagtactaatcaaacttcacaaaaaaactctgAAGTGACCTTATAATGTGGATGGATCCATTAGAATCAAGCAAGATGTCTCTCttgataatgttaaaatttaggtgactatttaattgatttgtgttgtatgtttgtGCCACACATGTGGGATTTATATAATCTTCCAAATACCTTGTAAAGCAAGTAAACCATTATCAACAGGTTCCACAACCACATCCAAGCCAATGTCTTTAAACTCCTTGGCCCTTGACtataagataaatatatatatatatatatataaatgtgtgtatatagaaAAATAAAACGTGCAATTTCCACACACAATAAAATTCAGAATGCACTACCTGAGAGTGtccaattttcacatttttcaaaaattatcaTCAACTGAACTGTATATGCTTCACTGTCAAATACAATCATGTATTACTATACCCTATGCCTGGtttcttgcacatgtacatcaatggATATGTAGGAAATTTTCCACGTAACTGAGAAAAAGCAGCCTATCAGAGTGCACAACGACAATGTGTCAGCTATCTTTTAGACGTACAGAcatgttttgtgaaatttaaggAAGTAATCTATGGTAATCTATGTttagtatgaaaaaaaatacacctttCAAACCAAGGTACTAGGATAATATCAGAATTCTGGATAAATATTTGACTGTTTcttaaaacaacacacacatttaAAGACATGGACTTAAAATGATTCTCAGGCTTCTAAACcctaaataaagaaaatacaaactttctcaatacacattttaaaagataaaaatgctatatttatacacataaatgtCCAGCGTACTCACCATCATGTGAGGAAGAACTTTGTGGGCACAACCAGCATTGGACACCACATAGAGATATTTATCTCCAGTTTTGGTAACAATTAGGTCATCTATAATCCCTCCCTTCTCATTGGTGAAGACTGACAAAGTTCCCTGTCCATCTGAAAGTCCATCAACATCAGCCACCACAAGACTCTCCATGAATTTGACTCTGTCTTTGCCATGAATTCTACACTGCTGCATGTGGGAAACATCAAACAGCCCCACTTTTTGTCGGACATGATTATGTGATACTGGTATACTGTCATCATATTGCAATGGCATTGACCATCCTGCAAATGGTACCATTTTACCACCATGGCTAATGTGCAAGTCATACAGGTTTGTCACCTTTAAGGGCTccttctgaaaacaaaaatggaattaTTCTGATACCTGCATTCAGACAAAGTAGACAAAATTTGGGCCTTGCAAAGATGATAGAAAAGTATAAGAAACATTCATGTATTACTGAGATAAATGTATTATAAGCAAAGTATCTATGCAGATATTCATTTTGACAATCTCCATATTTCGACTTTAATTATGTCATCCTCAAGAGAACTGTGCCAAGTAAGGCACATTTTGgctacatatacacgtacacagtAGGCTCCCAGAAAGGCACAAATAACAAGCATGTCTAATAAGATAAGCCTGGTAATATACATTCACGGTGTTGGTTAAGAACATGTCAGTGGGACAGATTTGGCAGTATATGCAATGATGAATGGACTGCTGTGTAGTGTATGATATGACACAATAAGTGACATCTGCAAACAAATTGAAACACGGAGGTCATCACAATGAATTTGTTCAGAGTTAGTTTGCATATCTACTATTTGCCAAGCTGTTCTCATTAGATCAACTAGATGAGATAAATCTCCTGTGCATATGTACTTTTCCATAATAGATGGTTTGCAAcagcagccatctttgaggtaagtttgtgtattgccCAGTAGGTGTCTGTTGTTAAAGGTGTCAAAAGCCTTCcagaggcccttggctggtGAGGGCATAAAATGGGCAATATACGCaatacctcaaagatggctgccatagCAAACCATCTATAAGGTTTGAGGCctcttattattttttgagacAATAACTCAACCATGGGGTTGGACTAGAGAGAAATGCAAGGTATACCGCGCAGATCTCTATGTACACGTAGTTGGAAAAGCAACGCTAACTTATCCATGTGTCAgtgacataaacatgtacatgtacgtagatcATTCATGCAATAATTtgtcaacacaaaaatgacctttatatgcattttaaatacCCCAAAGTCTCACCTGTTTACCCATGTTTCTAACTACATTGTATTGATTTTCGGTAATTTTGTGCAACAACTGTGCAAACTGTTTAGCCCTCCACATGACTTCGGACGAAAACGGCAACACGTGGAAAAAGGACACGCCCACTTCGACAGTAGCGCCCTCTGTTGTTGATCAGATTCCAACGTATGGAGTGATGGTTTCGAAAGATTTGAAGGTCTAGACATTCGGAATGAGCAAATTCTCTTAGGCAAAGGCAGATTCAAGAGGAAAGGACAAACCTAAAGTTCTAGAGTATCTTATGTGGGCGCGCAGTGTaatgaaaacaactgaaaatggcGCCCAGAAATCGCGTGGCAGGCTTTCCAGGACACTGTCTATGTCGCAATTTGATTGGCCAATCGTAAATCAGTTGTTCAGCgtttattttcagaattttacattaaataacggACTGATCGACAAAATACAATCCAAAGACATTCTATGGACACAGGTCTTTATGTAACAGGGCTTACTAGCTTGATTTAAGAGATTGTtctcaaaataaaatgaatgtatCAAATACCAACGGCAATCGAACTGACCAATAAGATCAAGCGTTGTAAGGCTCAATTCGACTGGACAAACAGGAAGACATTTGCAGGCTTACATTATTCTGAGATTCCATAAAATCGTCCGAAAATGCTCTACTTAGAAGATTATCTGGAAAGTAAGTGCAGATCAAGGCTGTTTAATGCAAACGTATGTAGTTAATTGTTCGCTTAAGTGTTCTTAATAGGGCATATACTTGTGTCTTTGCTCAAAATTCTTGACTTTGTGTTCGTTTCAGTGATAGAAAATCTACCGATGGAAATGAGAGATCGCTTGACAGAAATGAGAGAAATGGATTTACAAGTACAAAGTAAGATTGTTTACTCTACTTGTCATCTAAAATGTCTAGGATAATGTTATGCACTTGTTTCAACGTGTCAGGTAGTTTTTAAACTATTGTTCTATACTCGAATAAGGCAACTGCCGTATTCTTAGATGTTTCATGTAGTTCTTCTCTGCTCCGATAGGTGGCGCCACGAAACGTCTATTACATCTGCACATGACACCACTTTTAAAAGTGttaatatcacatgtacattttaaagaaCAATGCAGTTatgttgttttctcttttttaatattatatgtatttgaatTTTATATGTCCTTCAgttgcaaaaatattttgttttatttgacactGTGTTACTGACCAAAGCTGAtcttcataaatttatttacccATTTAAAGTTGAAGTTTTCTGCCTGATTATTTTTGCTGCCATAAGATTAAGGCAGAAACGCATTATTTCACAGATTGTCTGTGACACAGTTTTTtggctttttatttattatgaGCAATAGTGCTCAAGTTAAAAAGATTTTCCTTACATGAAACTGTGTGGAAGGAATAGGAATGTATTTATGATCCAGTTAACATTATTAAGTAGGCCTGAAATGATTTCGTTTGTTTAGTACtgctaaaaaattaaaaaaaaaaaaaaaataaaaacaaacaatcaaaaaaaatccaAGGATTACTTAGtacatttctttttatgttataaataaagtatataacCATTTTAAACTCGGTCTGTTGTGTAGGCCCCTACCCTAGTCTGTAGGACTGGAATTGTAGGCTACAGTTCCTCTGATTGAGCATACCAAAGTTATAAGAAGTTCTGCTTAAAAGAACTAATACACACTTTCTTGTGGGTTTCTAGTCTTAATTTTAGTAATCAAAAAATGCATAGATGTGCAGTTATTCAAAAGGCCAGAGCTGCAGGGGCCTATGCAGCCATATAGCTATTGCCTATTTGATTAGGATAGTATAATTCTGCTTATCCAAGGGTCGTCTAAAAAAACGGGCCTTCAGCTATCTGAAGTAACTTTTGGGGCCTAGCAGGCCTTGGGATCCCGATTTGGCTGTTATATGATGTACTGCTGAATGGCCTGTTTATCTAACCTTCCTACCAAAATTGCTTAAAATGCATCTGTGAGACCAGAGCTTGGGGagcattttatatatattatgacaTTTTGCACACCTTCAGGATCCCTACATAAATATATCATGTTTTCCAGGCCTAGCCTGTTTGAATGGAGTGGTTTAAAATTGCATGTATGtggcgtgtacatgtacatttatcaagTAAAAGTGTTTTcctgaagaaattcatttttttcaaaagcaGATTATGCAGCCTATTTGTACAAAGGcaagaaaatatttgtaaacTACAGGTAGGATTTGGGAAGAGATAACTGCTATGATTCTAACaggttttcagaaaaaatgttttattactaggtggtcatacatgtagattatattttatcatatcatcaaaatattgatagCTTAgcttcatttatatacaaaattaagGAATGGTGTGCAGTAACCTTcatttgctttcattttaaattaattatgCATGGAAACTAGGATGTGGTTGTGAGAACTATAAATTGTCATCTAAATTAATCCAAATTGATAACCATGGAGGTATGcactttaaatatttacaaatgtctAGCTTAGTTAGCTTAATTGggtcttcccccccccccccccaaaaaaacattCAGCCTTATGGAGTAAATAAAGGTACTTAGTAGAATTATGTAGTATTGCACTGTGCTCAGtgcaacttaaaaaaaaacaacaaactagAATGCCTGCAGGTGCAAGGCTTTCAAGAAGTCTGTAGGCATGGCTTTCAGCATCTGCTTCTGCTTCAGTACAGAGCCATTTGGGATGtcacaatgttaattttaacattcgTTCAGCAAGTCAGCAATTCTGGTATATTTAGATACACTGATTGCTTTGGAAAATCATGGACAGTTAACTAGGCAGTTCAAGCTCATGTAATTGTCCAATTACCCTCAATGTCCAGTACGTagatatgtatttatgaaatagGGTGATGTTAAACACTTTGGTTGATTACAAATTTCTGGCTGTCATAATTTTTGATTGATAGGCCATTGAAATTCAGTAAATTTAAAACCCCTAAAATTGATTATTTCCTTGTATCTAAAAAAGCAAAGCAAAAGCAAATTCAGAATCGccatagaaagaaaaaattcaaaacttctGTTAAGTCAGGTATTTGACAAGTGGTGAGCTTTGAATAGTTGTCCAGCTTGGAAACCTAATTAGGTGTTGGTTCAGTTCCATGTTTTAATCTGGTATATTCCAGATTTCCACTAGTGCTCCAATCTTTTAAGACCTCAGTTGCAATAAGTGAGAAAGTAAGAAAGTTAGCCACTTACTTGCCAAAGATTGgtagtttaattttatttttgtcaggcTATATGGTTTTCAACTCTATAATTTATAAAGTGACTGTTGTGAGAGCTAGTTCTGTTGTGCAATAGaaccatttttttaaattacgaCATTAAAAtccaatgaaatagataaataatatcCGGGTATTGTACATAAAGCATAGActgataaagtacatgtaagcttttGGTTTGTATTTCAGATGCTGTTGACAGTCTAGATGATAgagttaaaacatttttcaaaaagtgTTTACAACCAAACATTAAAACAGAGATGAGGCAAGATGAATTTGAAGCCATTAAAAAGGTTTGTTTCAATTGAGCtatatgtcatttttttatGCTTACCCATATAATGTTCCACTGTTAATCATAGTGTTCCACTGTTAATCAGGGCCTGGTACATTAATTATTAAACCCATCATGTCATTGgttgatgtatatatttatgttttaattattaCTTCACTACAGTGTATTTGGTTCACATGAAAAACAATTATGAATGCACCTATTGTGTAGCAATTGTGCTCTTAAATTTGATCATCTTGAACAATATGTGCTGCTAGTATTGTAATATGAACATTATATACTATTAATCAAAACCTTTTCCCAGATATTTATAGCTTATGTTCTTATGTTCAGACAAAGGTTCTGCTAACTGTTTTTTAAATCCccgaaaaataaatgaaataatttgtttgtttttacactgTTACAGGATTATTATAAAGCTTTAGAAGATGCAGATGAAAAAGTTCAATTAGGaaatcaaatatatgaaatggTGAGTACATATACTTATCAGTTATGCTTGCTATGTCTCAACCCATGAAAGCTGAATAAGTGAATatcaggaaaacaaaaataaaagatcaaatattttcaatattttattatgCATAAAAATGTAGTTTGTAGAAGAGATATACATGTTCTTTTTGCTGGTGTATTCTCATAATTTTTGCGAAGATTCAATGTAAAATGTCataattaaaaccattttaattcagtttttcTGAACTATGGCAAAAGTGTGTATTGAACATTATGTTAAACCTGTTTCTTTGTAGGTTGAAAGGCATTTAAGAAAACTAGACCAAGAGCTGTCAAAATTTAAGATGGAATTAGAAGCAGACAATGCAGGAATTACAGAAGTTTTAGAAAAGAGTAAGTTTTATAAATATTCCCTTTTGGATTATTTTGAATGCCactgtgtgttttttatttaacaaCAGGAGTTGACTGATTTAATATGTTTGCCTTCCAATCGATAGGACCCATGAGGTAAGGGCTCAAACCCTTCCTTAATCAGGGAGGTTTCCCCCTCTATCTGTTTGTGGCATTTCATAGACAATAAACGATAAAAGAGgcttgggggaggggggggggggggtgcgttTGCGCAGTTGTTAGTTGTGAACATGTTTTTCACCactgtggtgtgcatatctataTGTCAGAAATGGAATAGTTGgccagtatcttgccaaagattgtttttttacaatctgtactctggtttcctccaccctgaGAAGTGATCACCATCATAAAATTCTGAATAGGGCAataaacaagaatgaaataaataagtaagtaaatattgaGCAAGATACACCTGTAGACTGGACCAAAATTGTATGAAGATAATACCTCCCAATTTTAAGTAAGTTCTGCTGTTAGGCTACCATAGGTAAAACGTACCAAAACTGATTTATGGTTTGAGTTGCCataaattaaaatcttaaattttattaaataataaaattttattatttgtaaacaaatattgaTTTCTTAACACAGTAGAACttttttatgtactttttttttggtatttagaTTCTATGCCGTTCTTGTTAAAAAGCCCTTACTTCTAACTGTACTGTATAAGTATGCTATGCATTGTTGCCAGTTTGTGAGGTATGTCTTGTGAGATTTCAAAGCCTGTAGATAATACCGTATAGAACTTCATAACCTGTCTTCGTGGTACCATAATTTTCAGCAAGgacacaaatgaaaacatgtgTTCAATTGAAGGTGGTTTTCTTCTTGATATTACTGATTTCCTTTATTCATTGTGAACTATTTATAGGATCTCTAGAATTAGACAAGCCATCAACAGTAGGAAATATCAACAAGGCAGAAAGTAAGTGTTTACAACTTTTAATATtaagtacatttacatctgtAGATGCAATGGGCAAAAGATATATGTAGCTCAGTAAACATGAAATAGCGTCCATTGATCTCTAATAATTAGCATAATGTTCACGCTTTGTATGCATTGCATTGATCATCTTTGCAATCTGTAAACATGCATGATTATGCATAattctatatatataatgcAACCTGAATTCCAATCCAATCTTGAGCTAACTTGTCCATTGTATCCCTAACTTTTCACAGAACGGAAATACCCCCAACATATGCCACTGTTATCAAGCCATACGGAGAAAAGGGCTTCTACAGACAAGGTGCTGTCATCCTT
Above is a window of Liolophura sinensis isolate JHLJ2023 chromosome 7, CUHK_Ljap_v2, whole genome shotgun sequence DNA encoding:
- the LOC135469765 gene encoding aminomethyltransferase, mitochondrial-like → MWRAKQFAQLLHKITENQYNVVRNMGKQKEPLKVTNLYDLHISHGGKMVPFAGWSMPLQYDDSIPVSHNHVRQKVGLFDVSHMQQCRIHGKDRVKFMESLVVADVDGLSDGQGTLSVFTNEKGGIIDDLIVTKTGDKYLYVVSNAGCAHKVLPHMMSRAKEFKDIGLDVVVEPVDNGLLALQGPDMTKVLQPGLSVDLNRLPFMTSIVTSLFGIPECRVTRCGYTGEDGVEISVEANRATELAEKLLESQDADVRLTGLGPRDSLRLEAGLCLYGNDIDETTTPVEAALTWTIGKRRREYAANFPGAEIILDQLKNKPRRRRVGFLSSGSPARGGSLVYSESEDQIGIITSGCPSPTLKKNIAMGYISLEKAKVGTKVKLEVRKKMVDAVVSKMPFVPSKYFILK